The following proteins come from a genomic window of Solea solea chromosome 3, fSolSol10.1, whole genome shotgun sequence:
- the igf1 gene encoding insulin-like growth factor I: MLSNALSSQWHLCDVFKRAMCCISCGHTLSLLLCVLTLTPTAAGAGPETLCGAELVDTLQFVCGERGFYFSKPGYGYNTRRPSGIVDECCFQSCELRRLEMYCAPAKTSKAARSVRAQRHTDMPRAPKVSTAGHKADKGTERRTAQQQDKSKNKKRPLPGQSHPSFKDVHQKNSSRGNTGGRNYRM, encoded by the exons ATGTTGTCTAACGCTCTCTCCTCTCAGTGGCATTTATGTGATGTCTTCAAG AGAGCGATGTGCTGTATCTCCTGTGGCCACACCCTCTCACTACTGCTGTGCGTCCTCACCCTGACTCCGACGGCGGCGGGGGCGGGGCCGGAGACCCTGTGCGGGGCGGAGCTGGTCGACACGCTGCAGTTTGTGTGCGGGGAGAGAGGCTTTTATTTCA GTAAACCAGGCTATGGCTACAACACACGGCGGCCAAGTGGCATTGTGGACGAGTGCTGCTTCCAAAGCTGTGAGCTGCGGCGCCTGGAGATGTACTGTGCGCCTGCCAAGACAAGCAAGGCGGCACGCTCTGTGCGCGCTCAGCGCCACACGGACATGCCGAGGGCACCGAAGGTCAGCACCGCAGGGCACAAGGCGGACAAGGGCACAGAGCGTAGGACAGCACAGCAGCAGGACAAGTCAAAAAACAAGAAG AGACCTTTACCTGGACAAAGTCACCCATCCTTTAAG GATGTGCATCAGAAGAACTCAAGTCGAGGCAACACGGGGGGCAGGAATTACAGAATGTAG